A genomic stretch from Arachis stenosperma cultivar V10309 chromosome 3, arast.V10309.gnm1.PFL2, whole genome shotgun sequence includes:
- the LOC130970012 gene encoding NAD(P)H dehydrogenase (quinone) FQR1-like: MAVKVYIVYYSMYGHVEQLARQIKRGAESVQGVEAKLWQVPETLPNGVLHKLNAPPKSDVPIIEPDMLNEADGLIFGFPTRFGMMAAQFMDFLDKTGPLWLQQDLVGKPAGLFYSTGSQGGGQETTPLTAITMLAHHGMIYVPIGYTFGHCMFEMEEVKGGSPYGAGTYAGDGTRQVSEIELLQAFHQGNILASITKKLKDSA, encoded by the exons ATGGCAGTCAAAGTTTACATTGT TTACTACTCGATGTATGGGCATGTGGAGCAACTAGCAAGACAAATAAAGAGAGGTGCAGAATCTGTACAAGGTGTTGAGGCCAAACTATGGCAG GTACCTGAGACACTACCAAATGGAGTGCTTCATAAGCTGAATGCACCACCAAAGAGTGATGTACCAATCATTGAACCTGATATGCTCAATGAAGCTGATGGCCTTATCTTCGGCTTCCCCACGCGGTTCGGAATGATGGCTGCCCAGTTCATGGATTTTCTTGACAAAACCGGACCTCTTTGGTTGCAACAAGACCTTGTAGGCAAGCCTGCTGGACTCTTCTACAGCACCGGTTCGCAAGGCGGTGGACAAGAAACAACACC CCTTACTGCTATAACAATGCTGGCACATCATGGAATGATTTATGTTCCAATCGGATACACGTTCGGCCATTGCATGTTCGAGATGGAAGAAGTGAAAGGTGGAAGCCCCTATGGAGCAGGGACTTATGCTGGTGATGGAACAAGACAGGTTTCTGAGATTGAATTGCTGCAAGCATTCCACCAGGGGAATATTCTTGCCAGCATCACCAAGAAGCTCAAGGATTCTGCATAA
- the LOC130965825 gene encoding NAD(P)H dehydrogenase (quinone) FQR1-like — protein sequence MAVKIYIVYYARSSCLYRLAEKIRTGAESVEGVKATLWKVPDKQMIDWPKGSFKTEMDIDIPVIKPDELPKADGFIFGFPSRFGMMAPQFKAFLDATGCLWKTQELAGKPAGIFCSAHHQGCGQETSALSAVTQLVHHGMLFVPIGYTFRPGMFEMEQVKGGTPYGAASYSFEEPTFLELEQAFHQGNYIATITKKLKGLQYKHSGYKIC from the exons ATGGCTGTCAAAATTTACATCGT gTACTACGCGCGGAGTTCGTGCTTATACAGACTAGCCGAAAAAATAAGAACAGGCGCTGAATCTGTAGAAGGTGTTAAAGCCACACTGTGGAAG GTACCTGACAAACAGATGATAGATTGGCCAAAAGGTTCATTCAAGACTGAGATGGACATAGACATACCTGTGATTAAGCCTGATGAGCTCCCTAAGGCCGACGGATTCATCTTCGGTTTCCCATCAAGATTCGGAATGATGGCGCCTCAGTTTAAGGCTTTTCTGGATGCGACCGGATGCCTTTGGAAAACACAGGAGCTTGCAGGCAAACCAGCTGGAATCTTCTGCAGCGCGCACCACCAAGGATGTGGCCAAGAGACTTCAGC GCTTAGTGCTGTCACTCAGCTTGTTCATCATGGAATGTTGTTTGTTCCTATTGGATACACTTTTAGGCCTGGAATGTTTGAGATGGAACAAGTGAAAGGCGGAACACCCTATGGCGCGGCCAGTTATAGTTTTGAAGAGCCAACTTTCCTAGAGTTGGAGCAAGCATTCCACCAGGGGAATTATATtgcaaccatcacaaagaagctTAAGGGATTGCAATATAAACACAGTGGATACAAAATTTGTTAG